The Leptospira sp. WS60.C2 genome includes the window GAAGTTCTTTCTTTTTCTGATTCACTGAAATATTGGAGTTCTCAGTTTTCCTGCATGGAAGAAACAAAATCCAAAAAAAGACATATCAACAAATTTTGGAAACGTGACATCGAATACACAAAACTAACTGATTGTGCAAATGATGAGGTTGTAGAAGGGTATCTAATTCCAGGTGGAGGTCATATTTGGCCAAATGGATTTTATTATCAGAATGAAAAACAATACGGATATTTGAGTAAGGACTTGGATACAAGAGAGATTGTGATACAATTTTTTCGGAAGGCCGATTCAAAAACAAAGTTGGTTCAAAATGATTCATTCCGAGATTAGAAATTCCTCTACTATTTTTACCACCTTAGAAACGGGTTCTGGAGACCCAGTTCTCTTTTTACACGGATTTCCAGACAATCATAAAACGTTTTATCCCATCATGGAATCCGTCGCAAAAAAAGGATTTCATTGCATAGCTCCCGTTATGCGAGGCTATGAACCGTCCACCATCTCACATTCCAATAAATTACATGTTGTCGATTTGGTGAACGATCTACTTGGTTGGATGGATGATCGTAGATGGGATTCTGTTCATTTAGTAGGACACAATTGGGGAGCCATTGTATCTTATGCGGCTGGTATGTACTATCCAAACCGAATTAACTCGATCACAAGTTTGGGTGTTCCACTTTTGAAAACCTTCCAAGATTCTTTTTTATGGGCTCCCTTACAAACCTTGCATTCATGGTATATTGCACTATTCCAAATTCCTTATATCGCAGAACTAACGATTCGATCCAATCAATTCGCCTTGGTTGATTTTTTATGGAAAGAATGGTCGCCAGGATTCACTCCCAACCAAGATCATCTTGCTGAAATCAAAGCCAACTTCCAAAACCCAGGAATCCTTTCTTCTGCTCTTGCGTATTATCGGAATCTAAATGATCTTTTTACAGAAGCAGGACGAGAGAGTCTTATGGGTATTTTTGATACACACATCACAGTGCCGACTCAAGTTCTATATGGCCTGAACGATGGCTGCTTTCATAAAAATCTTTTCGAACATCTGCTTGATGAATCCGATTTTCCTCGTGGTTTTCGTAAAATCGGATTTGATCACGCAGGCCATTTTCTCCATTGGGAAAAAAGAGAAGAAGTCACCAAACTTATCTTAGATTGGTTAGAAAAAAATCGCTAGATTTTCACCAAACGGATCGTCTGATTCTGAAGGGAGACTAACTATGTTTCAAAATATGGGTTTATACGACAGAATCATTCGGGTAGTAGTGGGGTTGGTGTTAGGTGGATTGTATTTGGGTGGAGTTGTAGAAGGAACGACAGCGATTGTTTTATTTGTGATCGGCCTTGTGATGATTGCGACTTCTGCCATTGGATTTTGCCCAGCCTATCTACCATTTAAAATTTCTACGAAAGGGAAATAAG containing:
- a CDS encoding DUF2892 domain-containing protein produces the protein MFQNMGLYDRIIRVVVGLVLGGLYLGGVVEGTTAIVLFVIGLVMIATSAIGFCPAYLPFKISTKGK
- a CDS encoding alpha/beta fold hydrolase, with amino-acid sequence MIHSEIRNSSTIFTTLETGSGDPVLFLHGFPDNHKTFYPIMESVAKKGFHCIAPVMRGYEPSTISHSNKLHVVDLVNDLLGWMDDRRWDSVHLVGHNWGAIVSYAAGMYYPNRINSITSLGVPLLKTFQDSFLWAPLQTLHSWYIALFQIPYIAELTIRSNQFALVDFLWKEWSPGFTPNQDHLAEIKANFQNPGILSSALAYYRNLNDLFTEAGRESLMGIFDTHITVPTQVLYGLNDGCFHKNLFEHLLDESDFPRGFRKIGFDHAGHFLHWEKREEVTKLILDWLEKNR